The genomic interval TTTGCGGATTTTTATGTAATTTGGAAAGGGCATTCGGAAATGATTTAAGCGTTGAGTTAGGGGAGGATGGCGCCGGGTTTCACAGTGGTCGAGCCATTGCTTGTATTGTCATAGCAATATGCTTATCTGCGAGTATAAGTGCATACCACGGCAGACTGTTAGTAGCAATTCCAGCAACGGCATAAAATAGTGGAGTAACTCCTTAATTAACTCATTTCAGAATTGCCTTTTCTTTTTTACAGTTTATTGTTGTTTGATTCGCATGGAAAACGGAGATGTTAAAATATTGAAGAAGAAGCCGATTTATCCGGTCAGTTCAGAATTGAGAAAGTACCTTCGCTTGTATCAGAGAGATGCTAAACTGCCGGTAGGTTATTATGATCTGCTTAATTATTACGAATCATTCCCGATTTCTGATAAAAATGGAAAAGACACACTTTGGGAAAGTCCCCTTTATCCTTCACACGAAATAGACAGACTGCACAACGGCCTGAAAAAAGCTTATGCCATATTGAAAGCTTCGGGAAATCTTCGCATTGTAGAGCACAAATATATTGAGCGAATTGATTATTGCAAATTTGGCAACTCCAATCCGTTTCGTATCAAAATTGTAAACCGGCTGAATGATATTTACGATTATTTTTATGTCAAGAAAGCCGATGCTTCAAGGATTTATGGATTGGAACTCGAAGAGATTTTTTCTCCCAATCAGGTAAATTATCTGGTAGATGGAGATACCCTGATCGAAGAGCACATTGCAGGGATTCCGGGTGATGTATTTGCACAAACCAGGCTTGGACATACAGATTATAACCCGATACGTATAGCCAAAGAGTTCGTTAAATTTAATGAACGCTGTATGATCACACTTTTAGGAGACATGCGATCCTATAATTTTGTTATGCAGATCACCCCTGATTTTGATGATTTCCAGTTTCGACTGAGAGCTATTGATTTCGACCAGCAGTTTTACGAAGGAAACCTGAAAGTATATATGCCGCAATTTTTTAAGGAAAATCTGCCTTACGTTGAGTTAGCCATGGAATATCTGACGGATAAAACGGTGCTGCAATATCAGCAGGAAGAACAGTCATCCATCATGTATCAGGCAAGAAGTGAGAGATACCGTTTAAAGGAACTTCGTGATGTGTCAAAAAAAGATAAAATTTCTACTTCCGAAAATATACACCAGCTCAGTTCGGGCCTGGCAAAACATTACCACGATGCAACGTATGATCATTGCGAAAGTATGACCGATATTATTGAACTGAATATTAAAAATGTGATACGGCAGGTGAATGCGTAAGGAGAATGATGTTTTAGTTTTGTCAATAATTATAACTTATGCCTACCTTTACGAAACTATTCAGCTGATACCAGCTGTTAAGCAATTTCAAATTAACCAAAATCGGAAGGCATTCAACCTTCGCAGATTCCGAATATGAGTAAACACGGAAGAATATTAGTCGCCATGAGTGGCGGCATCGACAGCTCTCTCGCAGCTGTAATGTTGCACGAACAAGGTTATGAAGTCATTGGTATGACTATGAAAACCTGGGATTATGCAAGCAGCGGAGGCTCCAAAAAAGAAACAGGCTGCTGCTCACTTGACTCTATCAATGACGCCAGAAGCATTGCCGTTGAACTCGGTTTTCCCCATTATATTCTGGATATCCGCGCTGAATTCGGAGATTATGTAATTGATCATTTTACGGGTGAATATCTGGAAGGCCGTACACCAAATCCATGTGTTTTATGCAATACGCACATCAAATGGGATGCACTTTTAAAACGTGCTGATCGTCTGGACTGTGAGTCCATTGCAACGGGACATTATGCAAATATGCAGTTTAATGATGGCCGTTATTACGTTTCAAAAGGAATTGACAGCTGGAAAGACCAGAGTTATGTACTTTGGGGCGTTTCGCAGGAAAGTCTGAGCCGGACCAAACTTCCATTGGGCTATTTACATAAAACAGAAATCCGTGAAATGGCGCGTGAGCGTGGTTTTATTGATCTGGTCAATAAAGCAGAAAGTTATGAAATTTGTTTTGTGCCCGATAACGATTACCGTGGCTTTTTGAAAAGGCGTATTCCCGGACTGGAAGCGGAAGTAGCTGGTGGGAATTTTGTGTATGAAGACGGAACAATTGTTGGAAAACATGAAGGTTATCCGTTTTATACAGTTGGCCAGCGTAAAGGCTTGGGCATTGCTTTGGGACGGCCTGTTTTTGTTACTGAGGTACGAAAAGATACCAATGAAGTAGTCTTGGGCGATTTGCCTGATCTTTTCCGTGATGGAATGGTGGTTGGCAAATTGAACTGGCAAAAATATGAAGGCCTTACAAAACCATTGGAGACAGTAACAAAAGTACGTTACAAACATGACGGAACACCTGCACTGTTGTTACCTGATGAACCGGGAAAAATAAAAGTACATTTTCATGATGGCGTAAATGGCATTGCTCCCGGACAGGCTGCTGTTTTTTACGAAGGGGACGATGTAGTAGGAGGTGGCTGGATTATGAAGAATTTCCGGCAATAAATCCACAAATAAAATGATGGAAGGGTTGAAGTCCATTTTTAATCTTCAGCCCTTTCATCATTTTATGAATTTAGTTAATGATTATCTTTTTTATTTCTTCCGCTCCGCTGTTGCTGAATATTTTCATTAAATATATTCCACTTTCCAAGGCAGCAGTTTCTATTGAAGCTTTTTGCTTATTCCCGATATCCACTTTCAATACAGGAGTTCCGGCTAAATTAATCAGTTCAATTTTTGAAACCGGGTAAGGCGATTGTATATTTATTTCAGCATTCAAAACCGGATTAGGATAGATTGATACCAATCCGTCTCTTTCTATTAGTGCTGCTGATATCCTGCTATAAGCAAATGTCAAGTCGGTATCAATCATTTTTAAGCGATAATACCAGATAATTCCCGGGCTTGCTGACTTATCTAAAAAAGAATAAGAATTTCCGGCTTGATCTTTACTTTTAAATTCTGCCAGATATTGAAAATCTTCTGTTGGGTTAGAGCTACGTTCTAGTTCGAAATGATCAAACTCCTTTTCTTCGGCAGTTTTCCATTGAATCAGGATATTTTTCTTTTCAAACACTTCGGTTTTAAAAGAAACCAGTTTAACCGGAAGAGGCGAGGAAATAATATTCCAGGTTACGGAATTGGTACTATTATGGGAATCACTATGATTGTCTATTTTGAGAAGATCCGATATGTCATCGACTGTTGCTGTTAAAACATGAGCTCCCGAAGATATAGCATTTTGATTTATGGCAACAAACTCACTATTTTCTTCAATAACAACATTATCAAGCTTCCATTGTATTTTCAAAGTATTTGGTATTGGCTTGATCAAACGTGTGAATTTAAAATTCAAATATTGGCTGCCCGAATTTTGAACCGGAGCATCGGAAGCCGGGGTATATTCGATGACAGGGGATGCACGAACATGAATTGCTTCAATAATTGCTTGTGTACAGACACTGCAATAAGCCGGTCCTAGAAATTCCATTTTGCAGTTGGTGGATGGCTTGTACCATATTGCAGGGTTTCCACTATCGCCATATTTATTAATTCCTACACCGTTAATACCTATCCAATTTTTCCATTTAATCAAAAGAGGGTTTGACTGCTGCGTCATATTTGGTTTTTCGGAGAAATATTGGTCACCAGCATAATATTCGTCAGCCAGGCCAGCAAAAGAATGGCCAAGTTCATGTGCTGCTAATTCGCCCGATAAAATATGGTTGGTAATTGTTGCAAAAGGCCCGCCTGATCCTCCGTAATATGGTGTGTTTGATAATACGACAAAATGGTCATACTCAGGAAAATTATCAATAAGGATACTGTTTAAATTTCCATATTTTGTTGGGGTAACTAATCTGTGAATTCCCGCTATGTCAAATGAGCAGCCAAGCTCACTATCAATAGCGGAAATGGGAACTCCACTCGTAGCACAGTCAGTTGCTGTTTGAGGATGTGTTATACCTGACTGAGCTGAGACAATTTTTATCGCATAAATATTAAAATAATTGCGGTAATTCGACCAGGGCGCCTGATTAAAAAGGTAATTTACAAAGTTGTTTATATCAGTTGTCATCTGGCCTTGCTCTGCACTGGTATAGCCATCTCCAAGAATAACCAAATCAATTAAATCATCTTTATCGCCATTGTTTTGAATCGTTTCAACCGTGTAAATTTGAGCGGAAGCACGAATACACAAAAAAATAACACATATTATAAATAGTATCAGTTTTTTCATAATATTTAAAAGTTAGGGAGAGAACGAGATATTACTAAATGATTAGGCTATAGATTTAAAAGTCGATCAGGCTTATTTTTTTCGTTATAGACTTATTTAAACTTTCACTAATAGCAATTTTTGAAAAACTAGATTTGGATTGAACCCTAACAAAAAAGGACTCTTCTTTCAATGATATTGATTTGGACAATAATTTTTTATTGTCATCCGCAGTGAATTCAACTTGCCTGTATAATGGGTGTTCTATAATTGTTGTGCTCACTAAATTGTCATTGTCATCAAGTAAATCTATTGTCAGGTAATTGGTATATTGAGCAGGTTGAATTTCGTTGATAATATTAATTTTTCCGTTTACTTTCTTCTTACTGATAAGTTCAATAACACTATTTTCAGAATCGGATATTTTAGAGATTTTGAAGTTTAAAAACACAAGCAGACTAACGGGTTCTGCCCCTGGTTTAACAAAACCAGCGCCAGGTTTTTTACTTGCTGAACAGGATATCAGTAAAAGTAAAATACATATATACAGTCTGGACATTTTACTTGTTAAGAAGAGATAATTAACTGGTTTATAAAGGCTAACGTGATGTTGTATGAAACAAAAAAAGACATCCTTTAATATTATAACAATACTATCTTAATTATAGCCAATAAAAAAACCCGTGATTAGTAAGTTTTTACTAATCACGGGTTTTTTTATTAAACGGTATCTAAACAGGTTTTACAACCCGCTGTCTCACTGCTTCATACAATACAATAGAGCTTGCAATAGATACATTCAGAGATTCTACTTGTCCGATTAAAGGGATTTTTGCACCGCTATCTGCCAGCTGAAGAAACTCTTTAGAAATACCATCTTCCTCCGAACCCATTATAATCACTGTTGGAATAGCGAAATCAATATCGTAAAGTGATTTATCCGTTTTTTCTGTACAGGCTACAATCTGCAATCCGCTGTTTCTCAGGTAAAGTAGTGTTTCATACAAATTAGGTTCACGGCAAACCGGCAGAAAATTTAATGCACCTGATGACGTTTTCATTGCATCCGCATTGATTTGTGCGCCACCTTTCATAGGTACAATTAATGCCTGAACACCCGCGCATTCTGCTGTACGGGCAATTGCACCAAAATTCCTGACATCCGTTATACGGTCCAGCAATAGTAATAATGGTACTTTTCCATCTTCATAAACCTGCGTTAGCACATTGTGCAGTGGCATATACTGAATCGGAGACACAAAGGCAACAACGCCCTGATGGTTTTTCCGGGTTACACGGTTCAGTTTTTCAACTGGTACACGCTGGTACGGAACTCCGAGTTCCTTGGCTAATTTTTCAATTTCAGAAAGACCTAACTCTCTTTGAATGAATAATCGTTCGATCTCTTTTCCTGAACGAAGGGTTTCAAGTACAGACTGTGTACCAAAAACCATATCGGCCTGGGACTGTCTTGGGGCGGGTTTTCTTACCGTATAGTTCCGTTTCTCCATGCTTCTACTACTGGATACCATATTGGCTGATATTCGGCGTACCGGACCAGCTCATAATGATCATCCACAAATTGATTGTTTCTTCGATTAAATGTAAAATTGACATTCTGGGCATTACCGCGCTGATCGTATGTCCAAACTTCGCGGTCTTTGCTGCGCTGCACTTTATCAGGTGGGCCTAACACTATGTAGATCATTCCCTTATCTGTTTTCCATCCTTCTTTATAAGTTGTAAACAGTTGGTTGGCTTCTTCGACTCTGCCATAAAATGAACGGATGGACTGTTGTGCCAGTGGTGCGTTTCCGTTCATTAACGTTAACCAGTATTTGTCAAGCGCTTTTTTATAGTTTTCTGCCTTTTTTATTTCATTTACTTCATTGTTGGTGCTCATATAAAGCAATGGGCCCAGCAATATTTCCGGATTTGTAATTTTAGGATAGCGTTCATTGACTACCAGCAAACCCATACCTTCCGACTGCGTTGTATCGGAGAAAATATTATACAAACCTTCTTTTTCAAACCGCAGGTTTTCGTTGGTATTTATGGTAAACGAACTGTCAATGTCTAACGATTTTGATACAGTTTTAGGTGCAGTATTCATCGGTGAACCAGCTGCTTCAAAACTGTGCGCATAATAATACACATGCAATTTATCGTTTCCTTCGGTAAGACGTTTAACAATAAATGGCTCGGTAGAATTGATATAATGTCTTTGTAAAGGCTCTGGGCTTGCGGCAGTGTAAATTCCGTATACTTCGCTGGTAGACTGCTTTTTGAAACGGATCGTTAAATCATTCAGTACCTTCTTTAAAGTTCCTGTCTGGCTGATTTCACTTAATAGAACGCCGTAATCTTTGTTCGGGCTTTTTACCTGAAAACTGATCACAATCTTATTTCCTACTCTGCTGACATTAGATGCGTCCAGTTTTACATTTCCATATCCCTGTCTGTCACGCGTTCCATAATCAGAATAGATGACATAATTCAGATTATAAATTTTGGAAAAATCTTCGGCAGTAATCGGGTTTTTTCCTCTGTAAGCATCTACGTACAGGTAAACATTTACCTGCGATGTGTCTTTTATCAGATATTTACTTTGTATGGAAACCAGTGAAGGTTCTTCGGCAACTGATGCAGATTGCTGCGACTGCTGATTAGATGGATACACCTTGGCTTCGGGTATTGACTTAGGTGTGTTATTGGAGGAAGCACATCCTGCAATAACCAGTGCTGACAGTAAAGAAAGGTATATTCGTAATGTCGTTTTCATATACATGTTTTCATCATTTGTCAAATAACGAATGAACGGGCAAAATTACCCAATAAAAACGGAAGAAAATTATTATTCTGATTTCTTACTCTCCCGATTAGCATTTTTTATCTGATTTCCGATAGCGTCCCACTGCTCATCCGACACTTCTTTAAGAAAATTAAACTGTCCGGCCGCCAGTACTTCACCGCCATCCAGAGTGATCACTTCGCCCGTCATATATGCTGAAAAATCTGAGATCAGATAAGCCGCAAGGTTCGTTAATTCCTGATGATCACCAACGCGTTGTAACGGAATTCGATTTTCAAAAGAAAACTTTTTAGCCAGTTCTTCTGGAAAAAGTCTGTCCCAGGCACCTTTTGTAGGGAATGGGCCGGGTGCAATGGCATTCAATCTGATACCATGGTCCGCCCATTCAAATGCAAGAGATTTCGTCATTGCTAACACTCCGGCTTTGGCCATGGCAGACGGAACAACCCATCCCGAACCTGTCCATGCATATGTTGTGGAAATATTAAGGACATTTCCTTTAATTTTATTTTCTATCCAGTACTTGCCAAGAGCCAGTGTAAAATAATATGTGCCTCGTAAAACGATGTCAACAACTGTATCCACTGCTTTATACGATAATCTTTCAGTAGGACTGATGAAATTGCCAGCCGAATTATTGACCAGCCCGTTTACAGAGCCAAATTTTTCAACGGCCCTGGCAATTACATTTTCAATCTGGTCTGTTTTTCTGACATCACACGCAATTGCCAGCACTTTTCCACCAGTTTCTTCTTCCAGTTCTTTTGCAGTATTTTCCAGTACTTCAAGCCTGCGGCTGCAAATCACAACATTAGCACCTAATTTTAGAAAGTAGGTAGCCATTGATTTGCCCAAACCGGTTCCACCGCCCGTAATAATGATTGTTTTAGTATCCAAAGCTCCGTCACGAAGCATTCCTTCACTGTATTGCATATGATGTTCTCGATTTGTTGTAAAAGGTTACTGTAAAAGTATAGGTTGAAAATGTGAACGGTCGAGAGGTTAAGGTAAGAATTCAATAACCCTTTAACCCTTTAACCCTTTACCCATTAACCTCATTTCTAGTTTCGAAAGAAGGCTTCTTTTTTTTGCAATTGGGCTTGAAATGCTTCATTTAAATCTTCCGAAAGCAGCATGGCCGCGTTCCATGTGGCCATGTAATTCAACCCGTCTGCAATGGAATGATCTCGGCTATAATTTAATATATGTTTGGTCCCACGGATTGAAATGGGAGATTTTGCAGCAATTGTAGCCGCTATTTCAAAAACAGATTTCATTAAATTTTCACGATGATCGAAACACTGATTAACCAATCCAATTTTCTCAGCTTCTGTTCCTGATACATTTCTTCCTGTAAATGCCAGTTCACGCATAATTCCTTCAGGAATCAGTCGTGGTAAACGCTGCAAAGTTCCCAGGTCTGCCACCATTCCCATATCTATTTCCTTAATCGTGAAAAAAGCATCTTCACTTGCATAACGCATATCGCAAGCACTGATCAGGTCAACACCAGCACCTATGCAGCCACCTGAAATTGCAGCTAATACGGGTTTACTACAATTTTCAACAGACGAAACACTGGCTTGCAAATTCAGGATTAATTTACGAAGGTTCTCCCGTTTACGCGCTTCATCCCGCTCTTCCGAATTGGTTACACTAAACAATAAAGTAAGATCAATACCCGAGCAAAAATGTTTTCCTTCGCCACTTAAAACAACAACCCTGATTTCTTCATTGGAATCAATCTCTTCAAAAACAGAACGTATTTCTTTCCATCCCAGATCATTTATCGCATTGGCTTTCTCTGGTCTGTTAAATTTTACATGCGCTATATTTTTCTCAATTGTAAAAAGCAGGGTTTCTTGTTGTTCCATGATCTTTGATGATCTGTTTCCTGAAATAAGTCTTAGTGAACATCCTTATTGTTATGCATGCATAACAATAACAAAGATATGATTTTGTCTTTATTAATTTTGAGTTAAAAAAGAAACGTTTCTTGGAAACACCAGCGCCGTAACGAAAATGAAGCTACCGCTAAGAAAAAGGAGGTCGTAATATTAGATTTGATTTTATAAAACTATTGCTGAGCAAGCAGATACAAAACGGCCATTCTTACCGCCACGCCGTTTTCTACCTGGTTCAGGATGATGGAATGTTTGGAATCAGCTGCATCAGAGGTTAATTCTACTCCGCGGTTGATAGGGCCTGGGTGCATCAGGATAATTTCTTTATTCAGATCATCCAGCATTTCTTTGTTAATCCCGAAATAAAGCGAATATTCACGAAGGGAGGGAAAATATTTAATCTGCTGTCTTTCAAGCTGTATACGCAATACATTTGCTACGTCGCACCATTGTAATGCTTCTTTTACATTGTGCCCGATCTTTACTCCCAGTTCCCCCAAATGTTTAGGTATTAGTGTAGCAGGGCCACACACCATTACTTCGGCGCCAAGTTTTTGCAGGCAAAAGATATTAGATAAAGCGACTCTTGAATGGGTAATATCTCCAATAATTGCAATTTTTTTACCGGTTAAATCACCCAGCTTTTCACGCATTGAAAATGCGTCGAGCAAAGCCTGCGTCGGGTGTTCGTGTGTGCCGTCGCCGGCATTGACCACATTGGCAGGAATGCGGGTAGAAAGATAATGCGGAGCACCTGGACTGCTATGGCGCATCACGATCATATCTACCTTCATGGCCAAGATATTATTGACTGTATCCAATAGTGTTTCCCCTTTTGTAACTGAACTCCCGGAAGCGGAAAAATTAACTACATCAGCAGAAAGGCGCTTTTCAGCAAGTTCAAAAGAAAGCCTGGTACGGGTAGAATTTTCGAAAAAAACATTGGCAATAGTGATGTCCCGCAGGGAAGGTACTTTCTTGATAGGACGGTTAATAACTTCCTTAAATTGAGTTGCCGTATCTAAAATTGTGTGGATATCATTCTCGTTCAGGTTTTTAATTCCAAGTAAGTGCCGGACCGAAAGTTTTGTCATTGCGAATGTTCAAGAAGTTTGGCAAAGATAGTAAGGATGGGGCAATGAGAAAACAGAAATGGTATTTTCTTAGGAAATTCAATTTTGGGAACCTGAAAAACTTGTATGGTTTTAAATCCGGATTCTTCCCATTTTCTTCGTATTGTCATTAAATATAATCACTTACGTATCTTTGGACTTTTATCAATATAAAAATCACAGGGAATCTGGATTTTGGTTTAACTTTATAAACCGGACTTTGGAAATTGTAGTAAGATGAATAAATCAGGATTAATAGTTTATACCAAAGAGCTTTTGGATGAACGTATGCAGGTGGCTTGGGCAGCCATGGAAGCAGCTCAGGAATCGGCAAATGACCAAAGTAAAAGTTCGATGGGTGATAAATATGAAACTTCGCGTTCTATGGGCCAGCTGGACCGCAGTATGCATGCGAGGCAATATGAACAGATCAGACAGGAAAGGTTTTTACTTGACAGGATCACTGGCAACGAGTCGTCTGGAAGAAGCGCAATTGGTTCATTGCTGGAAACAACGGCGGGCTGGTTTTTTATTTCGGTCAGCCTTGGGGTTATAAAATTTGAGGATGAAACTGTTATAGTGGTTTCATCCTCATCACCGGTTGGAATTTCTTTGTTAGGAAAGGAAAAGGGAAGCGTTTTTCGTTTTCAGAATAAAGATCAAAAGATACTTTCAGTCAGTTAACTCATTAACGGTTAAGCCATATTGTGATAAACGCGCTGAACATCATCGTCATCTTCAATTTTCTCAATTAGCTTTTCTACCTCTGCGATTTCTTCTTCGGATAATTTTTTGGTATCACCTGGAATACGCTCGAAATCTGCTTCTACGATTTCGAAGCCGTTTTCTTCCAGGTAATGCTGTAGCGTACCGAATGCAGTAAATTCACCATATATATTGATCTGATTCGTTTCTTCGTCTAAAAATACTTCTTCGCCGCCGAAATCGATCAGTTCAAATTCCAGTTCTTCAACGTCCTTAGAACCATCATTTTTGACTTTGAAAATACATTTTCTGTCAAATATAAAATCAAGCATACCCATTGTTCCCAGACTTCCACCCAGTTTATTGAAATAGCTTCGGACATTGGCAACAGTACGCGTTGGGTTGTCTGTTGTACTTTCTACCAGGATAGCAACACCATGCGGGCCATAACCTTCGTATACCATCTCCTTGTAGTCTTCCTGGTCTTTCGACGTGGCGCGTTTGATCGCCCGCTCGACCGTTTCTTTCGGCATGTTGGCTGCTCTTGCATTTTGGAGCAATACGCGAAGCCTTGCATTGGTGTTAGGATCTGCCGTTCCGCCTTTTACAGCCAGAACAATATCTTTACCTATTCTGGTAAAAGTTTTAGCCATTTTGTCCCAGCGCTTAAACATGCGCGCTTTTCTATATTCATAGGCTCTTCCCATTTTTACTAACAGATTATATGTTTTTGTTTTGGATATTTTAGCCTGATTAACGTATTCTGAATTGTTATCCAGTTTGCGTTATTGATCAGCTATTCTTAATTATGTTGCAAATTTATAAAAGTGGATTAGAATCAAACACATAAATCGGAACCTTTCAAGGTCAATTTTTTAAAAATGGAGTTAAAATTAGAGTGGGAGCTTAAAAAGTTCGCTGAACTTTCCAATGAAGTGCTATATCAGTTATTACGTTTGCGAAGCGAAGTTTTTGTAGTCGAGCAAGGTTGTAATTTTATGGATATGGACAATAAAGACCAGAAATGTGATCATTTACTTGGTTGGAAAGATGGCATATTGCTGGCTTATTCCCGGATTGTACCAACAGGGGTTTCTTACGCTTACCCATCTATTGGCAGAATTGTGGTTTCAGGGAAAGGCCGTGGAACAGGTTTGGGAGTCGAATTACTGAATGTTTCAATTGATATACTTGAAAAAATTTATGGGAAAACAAGTATCCGGATTGGTGCACAGCTTTATTTGAAAAAGTTTTACGGATCATTCGGTTTTGTACAGACCGGTGACATTTACCTGGAAGACGGTATTGAACACATAGAAATGACACGGATTGAAGCTTTTCCTGATTCATTCTGCTAGATGCTACTTGTGTAGAAGCTTTTCCCTTTATTGGCGAAATAGTAAACACTAACAGGATGTATAAAGGGGTACGATTTGTTATTCACAGGATTCTACCATTAATTCTTAACATTTTATTTACATTAAGCCGATAAAACTCTCAATTCAGTTGCTCAATAGGAATAAGTTTAATACTTTGGCACAGAATTTTAGTTATTAGTATTCAGTCAAGCAAAATGTTGTCGCGATCTGACGCCCTGTCAGAATTCCTTCAATGTTTTTGACGAACACTGATAGAGGAGGGTTTACGTGGAATGGCTTACTGTAATGCGGTAAGCCATTTTTTTGTGCTTTACAAATTGTTTTGGTTGGTAAAATGGTGTTCATTTGTAAAATTTTTCCGAATACCAGAGTTTCTACATGACAAAAGTTACCGATTTTATTAGTCGCTCAGAGGGTAAAACATTATTTTCTATTGAAATTATTCCGCCGGTTAAAGGTCAGAACATCAATGAGTTATTTAACTCGATTGAGCCTTTGATGGAATTTAAGCCACCTTTTGTTGATGTTACGTATCATCGGGAAGAACTCATTGACAGGGTTAATCCTAATGGTGTAATTGAAAGAATTCCGGTTCGTAAAAGACCCGGGACAGTGGGAATATGTGCAAGGCTGATGGAACGGTTCCATGTTGACGCGGTACCTCATGTCATTTGCGGAGGATTTACTAAGGATGAAACAGAGGATGTCCTGTTTGATCTTCATTATTTGGGTATTGATAACGTGCTCGTTTTACGCGGAGATCCTGAAAAATCGGCTGGTATTTTTAAAGCAAAAAATGGCGGGCATACTTACGCTTCCGAACTGGTAACGCAGGTTAGTAATATGAACAAAGGGATTTTGTTAAATGCTGAAACAGAAACACATCCCACAGATTTTTGTATCGGTGTAGCCGGATATCCTGAAAAACATATTGATGCGACCAACTTCGATACTGACTATGAGCATCTGCGTAAAAAGGTAGAACTAGGAGCCAATTATATAGTGACCCAAATGTTCTTCGATAATCAGAAATATTTCACATTTGTTGAAAGATGCCGTGCAGAAGGCATTACCGTACCGATTATTCCGGGGTTAAAACCTTTGGCGACAAAAAAACAGCTTACAATTCTTGCTGATATATTCCACCTTGAATTTCCGGAAGATTTAAAAAAAGAAGCATTATCACGCGCCACTGACAAAGAAGTACGTCAGGTAGGAATAGAATGGGGAGTTCAGCAATGTAAAGAATTGCTGGCCTACGGAGTTCCGGTTTTACATTTTTACACCATGGGCAAATCAGATAATGTCGGGCAAATCGCAAAAGAGATTTTTTGATAAAACTTTTTGAAA from Dyadobacter sp. NIV53 carries:
- a CDS encoding aspartate carbamoyltransferase catalytic subunit; translation: MTKLSVRHLLGIKNLNENDIHTILDTATQFKEVINRPIKKVPSLRDITIANVFFENSTRTRLSFELAEKRLSADVVNFSASGSSVTKGETLLDTVNNILAMKVDMIVMRHSSPGAPHYLSTRIPANVVNAGDGTHEHPTQALLDAFSMREKLGDLTGKKIAIIGDITHSRVALSNIFCLQKLGAEVMVCGPATLIPKHLGELGVKIGHNVKEALQWCDVANVLRIQLERQQIKYFPSLREYSLYFGINKEMLDDLNKEIILMHPGPINRGVELTSDAADSKHSIILNQVENGVAVRMAVLYLLAQQ
- a CDS encoding transcription elongation factor, whose amino-acid sequence is MNKSGLIVYTKELLDERMQVAWAAMEAAQESANDQSKSSMGDKYETSRSMGQLDRSMHARQYEQIRQERFLLDRITGNESSGRSAIGSLLETTAGWFFISVSLGVIKFEDETVIVVSSSSPVGISLLGKEKGSVFRFQNKDQKILSVS
- a CDS encoding YebC/PmpR family DNA-binding transcriptional regulator — translated: MGRAYEYRKARMFKRWDKMAKTFTRIGKDIVLAVKGGTADPNTNARLRVLLQNARAANMPKETVERAIKRATSKDQEDYKEMVYEGYGPHGVAILVESTTDNPTRTVANVRSYFNKLGGSLGTMGMLDFIFDRKCIFKVKNDGSKDVEELEFELIDFGGEEVFLDEETNQINIYGEFTAFGTLQHYLEENGFEIVEADFERIPGDTKKLSEEEIAEVEKLIEKIEDDDDVQRVYHNMA
- a CDS encoding GNAT family N-acetyltransferase — translated: MELKLEWELKKFAELSNEVLYQLLRLRSEVFVVEQGCNFMDMDNKDQKCDHLLGWKDGILLAYSRIVPTGVSYAYPSIGRIVVSGKGRGTGLGVELLNVSIDILEKIYGKTSIRIGAQLYLKKFYGSFGFVQTGDIYLEDGIEHIEMTRIEAFPDSFC
- a CDS encoding methylenetetrahydrofolate reductase, translated to MTKVTDFISRSEGKTLFSIEIIPPVKGQNINELFNSIEPLMEFKPPFVDVTYHREELIDRVNPNGVIERIPVRKRPGTVGICARLMERFHVDAVPHVICGGFTKDETEDVLFDLHYLGIDNVLVLRGDPEKSAGIFKAKNGGHTYASELVTQVSNMNKGILLNAETETHPTDFCIGVAGYPEKHIDATNFDTDYEHLRKKVELGANYIVTQMFFDNQKYFTFVERCRAEGITVPIIPGLKPLATKKQLTILADIFHLEFPEDLKKEALSRATDKEVRQVGIEWGVQQCKELLAYGVPVLHFYTMGKSDNVGQIAKEIF